The following is a genomic window from Desulforhopalus sp..
TCCCTGCAGAATCGAGTGGCCAAGAGAAGATTTGCCATTGATCCGATCAATATGTTTCTGGATATTGCCCTGACTGAAGGGGGGGGGAATATGCAGGAAGCTGTATATGCCTTGGCGGACAAGATGCTGGCGCAGCTGCCCGACGGTCCGGTGCGGGTGGTTTCGGGACAAGATTCCCTGCTGGATAAGGCTTTCGAAACCAAGGCAAAAGAGGAGTAGCGACAATGATCAGTTTGCGCCAGACAGTTCGCAGCCGCTTGGTGCTGCTTTTTGCGTGCAGTGCCTTGCTTTTATTTGCCGGATGTGTCGGTCAGACCGGTACAAACGTCTCACAGACTCAAGTGGCACAGCCGCCTAAGCCGGAACTGGCCGCTAGCAAGGTCCAGAAAAGACCGGAACGGCAGGGATCTCTCGGGACAATTGCCGTGGCCAAGGTGGCAATCGATCATCCCAGCGGCCGGCTGGTGTATCAGCCGAACGGCGTCAGTGACACCATCGTCCGGCAGATGCAGGCCACCGGCAATTACAAGGTCATCGACTGGACCAATCTACAGGAGGTACTGTTTCGCCGGAACCTTGAATGGTCTGATCTGCAGTCCGATAAAAATCTCGGCCGCAAGGTGCATGAGGTACTACTCAACGACTATTTCCTCATGGGGACGATTACCTCCTACGGCGAGCGCATGGATTATGCCTCCACCGCTTTTTCCAAGGCCAAGACCCAGATCGTCAATGTCACCTTGGAACTGGCGGTCAAGGACGCCCTCACCAATGAGATAGTTGCCTCGGCCCAGGGCAAGGGCGAAAAGAGCCGGCAGATTACCCAGACCCTCGGCTTTGGGGCGGCGGGCGGCAACGATATGGTGCTGGCCAATGCCGTGCTCGATATGGCGATTGAGGATGCGGTGGCCAAGATCGATGCAAGTCTGGCGAGCCTGCCCGCCAAACCGGGTGGAGCCGGTCGGCAGGCAAGTGACGTGGCGCAGGCGATCCCTGTGGCGGTTAAACCCTTGCCGGGAAATCCCAAGGTCCTCTTCATCTTTTCCGAGGCTGAAGATTCGCCAAAGCCGAAGACTGCCGGTGGAAAATCCAGTGAACTTGGCACCAGTCTTGCCGAACACGCCATGGCCAAGTCCTTTGCCGCCGCCAAGGCTCAGGTCCTGACCGCCGACGATGTCATCAATAAGGCCTACAGCATCAGCGGCGGCCAGAATATCATCCAGGGAGGCTGGGTCACCGAGAAGGATCTGCGAGAGGTGGAAAACCTGCTGCAGGCCCGCACGGGTTTGTCCTCCTATGCGGTGCAGGTCGGCAAATCGGCCAAGGCCGATATGGTCATTTCCGGCTCGGTGCGCTATCAGACCGCGGCGGTCGCCGGTCCAGCAGGGATGGCGGCACAGCAGAGTACGGTCTACTTGACGGCCAAGGCCATTGCGGTTGCCAGCGGCAAGACCCTGCATATGGCGACGAGCCAGCAGGACTTCCTGGCGATCCAATCACCCAGCGAAATGAAGGCCCGGATGAATGCGCTGACCCTTGCGGCGCAAAAGGCGGCGGAGGAGCTGCTGACGGTAATGCGCGGAAATTGACGAAAGTATTTTGTAGTGAGTGTACCCTTGGAATTTCTTGGAAGAAAATTATTACTCAATGTAATGGCATTGACAGTATAACAGGTAAAAAAGGGAGGGAAGACATGCAGAGAACAGTCAAAAGGATACTGGCGGTATTGCTGACTCCGTTGATGATTTTATTGAATTGCCCGGTGATGGCCGCATCGCCGGGGGCGGCCCAACCGGCCAAGCCGACCACGGAAATCGTCCATAAGGCGCTTGCCAGGGCCGAAGCGGGTAAACGCCTCACAGTCTACACGGAAATCGCCGACCCGAAAGGGGTTGATGTCGTACGGGCATATTTCAAGGCAAGGGATGCTGCCGATTATAGTTTTATTGCCCTGAACAGGACCGATCACCTGCAGGGCCTGGCGACGAAATCTGGCCGGCAGAGTTTTGCCGGGGTTCTGCCGGCCCCCGCTGACCACACCAAAGCCTTTGAATACCTCATCCTGGTAAAGAACAAGGCCAATGTTGTCGTGAAATCGCAGACCTATTCGGTAACGGTGGTGGATGGCATAGCCGATATGGAGGAACAGGAGCCGCTGCAGGTGTACACTGAACTGGCGCAGGCGCCGGACGAGATAGCCGGTTTTTCTGACAATATCGTTTACGACGCGGTTGAATCGGCTGGCAAGTTAGGGGTGGTCGCCGGGTTGTATGCTGGTATCCAGGCAGGCGGTGGCGGTGCGGTAAATGGTGGTACGGTTGCGGCTTCCAGTAATGTGCTGGCAGCTGCCGATGGTATGGAAGCCTCAACTGCTCCCGGCAACCAGGTAGCAAAATCTGGGGTTGCCGAGAAGTCAGCCGCTCCCAAGGCTGCACCCGTGGCAGCCAAGGTGGCCGAAGAGGAAGGACTCAGTGCAACCCAGATTGTCATAGGTTCGGTGGCCTTGCTCGCCGTGGCTGGTGGCGTCGTCGCGCTCGCCTCCGGTGGTGGCGATGATAGTTCATCGAATGGCGACACGGCCCAGCCGCTTGATTCAACAACTATTCTTGGTGCCTGGAACTTTACCGGCAGGCACCCGGCAACCGGCTGTACGGTCAGCGGATCAAAAAGTTATGCAGTGGATGGCTCGCTGAGCCAATCAAACGTCGCAACCGCATGTCCGACAACCACCAGTACCGCGACCTATCATTCCGGAGGTGGCAACTGGACCTTTCAGCGGTCGGTTCTCACCGAGCAGTATGTAAGTACCAGTCCCTTTATCACCAGCTTGACGTTAATTATGCGGGGTACTCCCTCCGGCAACTCGGCGGCCTTTACCATAAGCCTGGATACCGGCTGGGAGATGAGTTATAGGCGCTAGGATTCTGTTGTTTAATAAGGGGAATTTGCCGGAGATAGGTATTGGTTGGCGCTGTTTTTACCAAACACCGGAGACTGAGGTGCCGACTGATGAAATTGGGCAGGGAGGACGGTCCTGCCCCAACTCAACCAAGGGTAGGTGATTGATGGGTTTAACAGTAAAGGCGGATGTCATTGAGAACAGGCTCTACTTTAAACTTTCCGGTGAGTTCGCTAAAGAGGAGATTGATAAACTGTATACCGATGTGACGTTTCTAGTTGCCGACTTAAGCCCCGGATTTGATGTCATTAACGATTTTTCCGAATGTGAGATCGGTGGCAGCAGGGGCAAGTCATTCAGAAAGATAGCAAATTTTCTGGTGACCAACGGCCTGGGTGAGATAGTGCAGGTCGTTCAAGGGAATAGTCTCCTTACCGAGCAGGCAAAGTTTTTGTCGTCAGTATCGTCAGGAATCGTCCCGGTCTTTGCAAAAACCCATGAAAAGGCGAGAGAAACCCTGGAAAACACTATCAAACGCAACGGTATTCGTTTTTATGTCAACAATATTCCGATCGCCTATTCGACCAGCAAGCAATGCGGCACGGGCAATCTTGTAAATATTTCCACCGGTGGTTTCTCCGTTGCGGCAATTACCCAGCCCCTTGCCGATGGGGAAGAGTTTGTCATGCAGGTGACGATCGTCAATGAGGATTTTACCGAGGACGAATTTGCCATGAAGGCAAAGGTCATACGCGGGGATGCCAATTCCTTTGCCGCAAAATTCATTGGACTGGGTGGTGATCAGAAAGAGAAGCTATGGAAATGCCTTATTTATGGATCGCGTTGAGCACTTCCCAGCCAGGACGGCAAAATTAAGGGTGTTTAACAGCTTTGTAGCCCAGCAAGGGCATACGTTTCGTATGAGCAGACGAGCTGCTCAACACAGCTTCAGCCTCCTGACGGCTATTTTTTTCCTGCTCATTTTTCAGCAGGGCCAGGCCGCGGAAAGCACCGGTTTGCTGCAGGCCATCGATCTGGCCCTGACCCAGAGCGATACAGCCTACGATCTCCGCGATACCGTGGAACTGAGCAAAATGGCCACCGCCGCGGCGGAGCATAATTTTGATACCAAAATTGTTCCCTTAACGGCCATCGGTCTTCGCCAAGGTACCGGGTCGCAGCAGTTGGGCCTTGAAATGCGCCGGGAAACCCAGACGGGCACCTCGGTGAGCTATGGCCTTGTCGGCAATAGAATAGACGACAGCACTGGGTATGTTGTTGAGAACACCACGAATTCCCGTGCCTATGTGCGGGTGTCGCAGGGCCTGTTCCGGCGGTGGGGGAGCAAATACAATCTCAATGACCTGAATATTGCCGAATTGCGGAAAAAGGAACAGGAGATCATCGCCGAGCGGGCCAGGCAAACCCTTATCCTCAATACCGTGCAGCGCTACTATGATGTAGTGTTGTCCGAGCAGCTCATGGCCAAGGCGGAAAAATCTCTGGAGAGAAGCCGAGCCCATCTTGCCTCGGCGACCTCCCGGCAATCCGTCGGCCTCGTCTCAAAGGTAGACGTCTACCGGGCGGAACTGGCCCTCCTTGACGCCGAAAGTGTCCGGGAGGCGCAGATTCGCCAGAAGGAGCGGGTGGCCGATGCCTTCAAGGAACTGCTGCGGATTGCCGAAAATACCGAAGTCATGGCTGATACCACGGTGACCAAGATGGTGCCGGTGGTGCCCGAGGCCTGGGAGGAGGAGTTGCTCAATACCCGTCTCGATTGGCAGGCGCACCGGGTGGCCGTGGAAATCGCCGATCTGGAGATCTTTAAGGCGAAAAAGAATCTCGACCCGGATATCGGCCTCAGCTTCACCGTCGAGCAGCGGGGAGAGGGGAATACCGTCGAGGATTCCCTCGATATGGACGAGACCAACTGGTCGGTCCAGCTGCAGATGCTTTCGCCGCTCGACACCTTCAACGAAGAGAGTGCCTTGGTGCGCAAGAAGATCGAAAAGGCCAAGCTGGAGCGGGCCAATGCCGCCCTGCAGCGGAAGATCCGCAAGGAGGCCCGCAGTGCCTTTCTTGATCTGGTAACCGAGGATCGCAGCTACCAGATCAACGTCAGAAGGTTACACGAGGCGGAACTGGCCCTAGACCTCGCCAAGACCCGCTACGAAAAAGGCCTGTCGGAGAACCTTGAGGTC
Proteins encoded in this region:
- a CDS encoding CsgG/HfaB family protein, yielding MISLRQTVRSRLVLLFACSALLLFAGCVGQTGTNVSQTQVAQPPKPELAASKVQKRPERQGSLGTIAVAKVAIDHPSGRLVYQPNGVSDTIVRQMQATGNYKVIDWTNLQEVLFRRNLEWSDLQSDKNLGRKVHEVLLNDYFLMGTITSYGERMDYASTAFSKAKTQIVNVTLELAVKDALTNEIVASAQGKGEKSRQITQTLGFGAAGGNDMVLANAVLDMAIEDAVAKIDASLASLPAKPGGAGRQASDVAQAIPVAVKPLPGNPKVLFIFSEAEDSPKPKTAGGKSSELGTSLAEHAMAKSFAAAKAQVLTADDVINKAYSISGGQNIIQGGWVTEKDLREVENLLQARTGLSSYAVQVGKSAKADMVISGSVRYQTAAVAGPAGMAAQQSTVYLTAKAIAVASGKTLHMATSQQDFLAIQSPSEMKARMNALTLAAQKAAEELLTVMRGN
- a CDS encoding PilZ domain-containing protein, whose translation is MGLTVKADVIENRLYFKLSGEFAKEEIDKLYTDVTFLVADLSPGFDVINDFSECEIGGSRGKSFRKIANFLVTNGLGEIVQVVQGNSLLTEQAKFLSSVSSGIVPVFAKTHEKARETLENTIKRNGIRFYVNNIPIAYSTSKQCGTGNLVNISTGGFSVAAITQPLADGEEFVMQVTIVNEDFTEDEFAMKAKVIRGDANSFAAKFIGLGGDQKEKLWKCLIYGSR
- a CDS encoding TolC family protein, whose protein sequence is MSRRAAQHSFSLLTAIFFLLIFQQGQAAESTGLLQAIDLALTQSDTAYDLRDTVELSKMATAAAEHNFDTKIVPLTAIGLRQGTGSQQLGLEMRRETQTGTSVSYGLVGNRIDDSTGYVVENTTNSRAYVRVSQGLFRRWGSKYNLNDLNIAELRKKEQEIIAERARQTLILNTVQRYYDVVLSEQLMAKAEKSLERSRAHLASATSRQSVGLVSKVDVYRAELALLDAESVREAQIRQKERVADAFKELLRIAENTEVMADTTVTKMVPVVPEAWEEELLNTRLDWQAHRVAVEIADLEIFKAKKNLDPDIGLSFTVEQRGEGNTVEDSLDMDETNWSVQLQMLSPLDTFNEESALVRKKIEKAKLERANAALQRKIRKEARSAFLDLVTEDRSYQINVRRLHEAELALDLAKTRYEKGLSENLEVLGAETAFSEAEVNISRSLTAGNLAAVTVAYNLGVLDRNWVKMALEGETSPPTAQ